The proteins below are encoded in one region of Rhizobium sp. TH2:
- a CDS encoding glucoamylase family protein: MKKTPPASSSPLEQLFDRVPRSTIAYFWEGAHPVSGLAYDRRLTWGDARNDLVSTGGSGFSFLAIIVAASRGWIDRRQAIERMLGMVAFLGKVPRFHGAFPHFINGATGHVVPFSRHDDGGDLVETALLLQGLICARQYFDGNDSDASLLRTQIQELVDDVEWDWYTPGPCEALYWHWSPKHKWKMALPITGWNEGLLAYVLAAGAQQHAIDDSGFHHGWAGNGALRNGNSYYGHILPVGRPFGGPLFLAHSPFCGLNPRWMRDRYCDYWEQNVAHASIHHAHAVHNPNEHAGYGAACWGLTSSHGPTNYVASAPDNDLGIIAPTAALSSFPYLPEAAEAALRHYLAVADGRLWGRYGFVDAFAANGRWISKSYLAVNQGPIIAMIENHRSGLLWNLFMDAPEIKLGLERLGIGSPTASHIETVMAISAG, encoded by the coding sequence ATGAAAAAGACACCCCCCGCCAGCTCAAGTCCGCTTGAGCAACTGTTCGACCGCGTCCCGCGGTCCACGATTGCCTATTTCTGGGAGGGTGCGCATCCCGTCAGTGGGCTTGCCTACGATCGCCGGTTGACCTGGGGGGATGCACGCAATGATCTCGTTTCCACTGGAGGCTCGGGCTTTTCGTTCCTTGCGATCATTGTCGCAGCCAGCCGTGGCTGGATCGACCGCCGGCAGGCGATAGAACGGATGCTTGGGATGGTCGCTTTTCTAGGAAAAGTACCGCGTTTCCATGGCGCATTCCCGCATTTCATCAATGGTGCAACAGGACATGTCGTGCCTTTCTCGCGTCATGACGATGGCGGTGATCTGGTCGAGACCGCCCTCCTCTTGCAAGGCTTGATTTGCGCACGTCAATATTTCGACGGCAACGATTCCGACGCGAGTCTGCTACGAACACAAATTCAGGAATTGGTCGATGACGTCGAGTGGGATTGGTACACGCCTGGCCCATGCGAGGCGCTGTACTGGCATTGGAGCCCAAAGCACAAATGGAAGATGGCGCTTCCGATCACGGGTTGGAACGAGGGTCTGCTTGCCTACGTTCTCGCGGCCGGTGCGCAACAACACGCAATTGACGACAGCGGGTTCCATCACGGCTGGGCAGGAAATGGAGCTTTGCGCAATGGCAACAGCTATTACGGCCACATCCTACCCGTAGGCCGACCGTTCGGAGGTCCGCTGTTTCTGGCTCATTCCCCATTCTGCGGCCTCAACCCGCGCTGGATGCGGGACCGATATTGCGACTACTGGGAACAGAACGTCGCCCATGCCTCAATCCACCATGCGCACGCCGTGCACAATCCGAACGAGCATGCCGGTTATGGCGCGGCGTGTTGGGGGCTGACGTCGTCGCATGGTCCAACGAACTATGTGGCCAGCGCGCCGGACAATGACCTCGGCATTATTGCCCCGACGGCGGCGCTCTCGAGTTTTCCGTATCTGCCGGAAGCAGCAGAAGCTGCGCTGAGGCATTATCTTGCAGTTGCCGATGGCCGGCTCTGGGGCCGCTACGGCTTTGTCGACGCGTTCGCGGCCAATGGACGGTGGATTTCGAAGAGCTATCTCGCTGTAAACCAGGGGCCGATCATCGCGATGATCGAGAACCACCGGTCCGGACTTCTATGGAATCTTTTTATGGACGCACCGGAAATCAAACTTGGCCTCGAAAGACTTGGAATAGGGTCGCCCACGGCCTCGCACATCGAGACTGTGATGGCTATCTCAGCCGGCTGA
- a CDS encoding DUF1801 domain-containing protein: MAEIKTTPTDVSVDDFLNGVTHRVRRADGQVLRAMMEHVTGEHAVMWGPSIVGLGIYRYQCASGHGGDMCRVAFSPRSANLVFYVGGFPEYEALLAKLGKHKRSKACLYVTKLSEVDFGVLEETPGGPMRRPRGSSTAPVAEAG, translated from the coding sequence ATGGCTGAGATCAAGACGACACCGACCGACGTCAGCGTCGATGATTTCCTCAACGGCGTCACGCATCGCGTGCGCCGCGCCGACGGCCAAGTGCTGCGCGCGATGATGGAGCATGTCACTGGCGAGCACGCGGTGATGTGGGGTCCCTCGATTGTCGGCCTCGGCATCTATCGCTATCAGTGCGCCAGCGGCCATGGCGGCGATATGTGCCGCGTCGCCTTCTCGCCACGGTCAGCGAATCTCGTGTTCTATGTCGGCGGATTCCCCGAATATGAGGCGCTACTCGCGAAGCTCGGCAAGCACAAACGCTCCAAGGCCTGCCTCTACGTGACCAAATTGTCGGAGGTAGATTTCGGCGTGCTTGAAGAGACACCCGGCGGACCTATGCGGCGGCCGAGGGGATCGTCCACGGCCCCGGTTGCTGAAGCGGGTTAG
- a CDS encoding polysaccharide lyase gives MRLFSVVATLLALFSPAAAIAGSATIKDEFDSKTPAKHWYVCNRDENDFTFGKADGARRTAATQIVRPLLKSSAFALRFVHLGCADEDGKYTKDGDERSELWETDEVEAPLGTDIWYRFDMFVDDSIKLDTGRFVIGQWKRDRSPQNAPILAQRFNGRAFSVTLEQDNEDPARNKLDTLCRVFIATQASAPKEPGDSFPHRFLSVPRVLEFAQEEVLSVGHDAQETAHANLPGTLAQLSGCVQNLEVTRYAPLPDPFGKWTTMVYHMRLIPDQRGLIEIWANGTKIAKIEGTIGFKPYTDEVNQYFKFGAYRDPAEFDTVTKLDSYVRSERKSDVDPEGKLAP, from the coding sequence GTGCGGCTATTTTCTGTGGTAGCGACACTTCTCGCTCTCTTTTCACCGGCAGCAGCGATTGCAGGCTCGGCCACGATCAAGGACGAGTTTGATTCAAAGACCCCCGCGAAGCACTGGTATGTCTGCAATCGCGACGAAAATGACTTTACCTTCGGCAAGGCCGATGGCGCACGGCGCACGGCAGCCACCCAGATCGTCCGACCGCTTCTTAAAAGCAGCGCGTTTGCGCTGCGGTTCGTCCATCTCGGGTGTGCCGATGAGGACGGCAAATATACCAAGGATGGCGACGAAAGATCGGAGCTATGGGAAACGGATGAGGTCGAAGCGCCGCTTGGAACCGATATTTGGTACCGCTTCGACATGTTCGTCGATGACAGCATCAAGCTTGACACAGGCCGTTTCGTCATCGGTCAGTGGAAGCGGGATCGCTCGCCGCAAAACGCGCCGATCCTGGCGCAACGCTTCAACGGTCGTGCCTTCAGTGTGACGCTAGAGCAAGATAACGAAGATCCCGCGCGCAATAAGCTCGACACGTTGTGCCGGGTCTTCATTGCGACGCAAGCCTCCGCCCCGAAAGAGCCCGGCGACAGCTTTCCGCACCGGTTCCTAAGCGTTCCTCGGGTTTTGGAATTTGCTCAGGAAGAGGTTCTCTCCGTCGGGCATGACGCGCAAGAGACGGCTCACGCCAATCTTCCCGGTACGCTCGCCCAACTGTCGGGTTGCGTGCAAAACCTTGAAGTGACGCGGTACGCCCCGCTGCCCGACCCTTTCGGCAAATGGACCACCATGGTCTACCACATGCGACTGATCCCCGATCAGCGAGGCCTTATCGAAATCTGGGCGAACGGCACGAAGATAGCCAAGATCGAGGGGACGATCGGGTTCAAGCCGTATACAGACGAGGTCAATCAGTATTTCAAGTTCGGCGCTTATCGTGATCCTGCCGAATTTGATACCGTGACCAAACTCGATAGCTATGTTCGGAGTGAACGGAAATCGGACGTCGACCCAGAGGGCAAGCTTGCGCCCTAG
- a CDS encoding endonuclease/exonuclease/phosphatase family protein: protein MAIVLPFSAQAADVVLGNWNIQTLIYPGDSKTVFPDDYVRKDADYADLKRWRDMLAADILFLQEVTSPAALDAVFPVAEGWQHCISGQFAEAEGQAAAPVCTKSGMTAVKPTTAERVQYHGVALRPGSPLKLVDISDYKPLDVKFKDNGVLRNLRWGLDITVEAQSGKRLRVLDVHLKSGCFDDFVHFSLWSTDPATAGPKDKACDTLGQQMYPLRQWIEARETAGHAWMIVGDFNRRFDAQPGSIPDEAWTGMTGYSANRDGIDREGRPDIEIFRQPYANMSIC, encoded by the coding sequence ATGGCGATCGTTTTGCCGTTTTCAGCGCAGGCTGCGGATGTGGTGCTGGGGAACTGGAATATCCAGACACTCATATATCCGGGCGATTCCAAGACCGTCTTCCCTGACGATTATGTCCGCAAGGATGCGGACTACGCGGATTTGAAGCGTTGGCGCGATATGCTCGCGGCCGACATTCTCTTCTTGCAGGAAGTGACTAGCCCCGCCGCGCTCGATGCCGTCTTTCCGGTGGCGGAAGGCTGGCAGCATTGCATTAGCGGCCAGTTTGCCGAAGCTGAAGGCCAAGCGGCAGCACCGGTCTGCACCAAATCCGGCATGACGGCAGTGAAACCGACAACGGCGGAGCGCGTGCAGTATCACGGCGTAGCCCTTCGGCCGGGCTCGCCGCTGAAGCTCGTCGATATCAGCGACTACAAACCCCTTGATGTTAAATTCAAGGATAATGGAGTCCTTCGCAATCTGCGCTGGGGCCTCGATATCACGGTCGAAGCGCAGAGCGGCAAGCGACTGCGCGTCCTCGATGTGCATCTCAAAAGCGGCTGCTTCGATGATTTCGTGCATTTCAGCTTATGGAGCACAGACCCGGCGACGGCAGGGCCAAAGGACAAGGCCTGCGACACGTTGGGCCAGCAAATGTACCCGTTGCGCCAGTGGATCGAGGCGCGCGAAACGGCCGGCCATGCTTGGATGATTGTCGGCGACTTCAACCGGCGCTTCGACGCACAGCCTGGCTCCATTCCCGACGAAGCGTGGACAGGAATGACAGGCTACAGCGCCAACCGCGACGGTATCGACCGAGAAGGCCGGCCGGATATCGAGATATTCCGCCAGCCCTATGCGAACATGTCGATATGCTAG
- a CDS encoding response regulator, whose protein sequence is MTDNQPIALVVDDEPLIRMDTANMVAEEGFDVIEARTVEDAFKFLTDYPSLKLVVTDIETPGYMTGCQLAWEVANRWPHICVVVASGAARPVDGDLPPSAIFVAKPISQDVVHEAIEEYCHCDAR, encoded by the coding sequence ATGACCGACAATCAGCCGATCGCCCTCGTCGTCGATGACGAACCGCTCATTCGGATGGACACCGCTAATATGGTAGCCGAAGAGGGCTTTGATGTCATTGAGGCGAGAACGGTCGAGGATGCGTTCAAATTTCTCACTGACTACCCCTCTCTCAAACTCGTCGTTACCGACATCGAGACGCCCGGATACATGACCGGGTGCCAACTGGCTTGGGAGGTCGCGAACCGCTGGCCTCACATTTGCGTCGTTGTCGCGTCAGGTGCCGCGCGCCCAGTCGACGGCGACCTCCCACCGTCGGCGATCTTCGTTGCCAAGCCAATCTCCCAAGATGTCGTCCACGAAGCCATAGAAGAATACTGTCATTGTGACGCTCGCTGA
- a CDS encoding YidB family protein, whose product MTTGPNLPIDEPDLSQALGDDVLGELTAKTGLSKEEILSRLSRELPKAVDDLTPDGVVPSEDEFNGTTDRSAAPTSVPSVGRIVL is encoded by the coding sequence GTGACGACCGGACCCAATCTACCCATCGACGAACCTGACCTTTCCCAGGCCCTTGGTGACGATGTCCTCGGCGAGCTGACGGCAAAGACTGGGCTGTCGAAAGAGGAAATCCTCAGCCGCTTGTCGCGCGAACTGCCGAAGGCCGTGGATGATTTGACACCTGATGGCGTGGTGCCGAGCGAGGACGAATTTAACGGCACGACCGATCGCTCGGCAGCGCCGACATCCGTTCCAAGTGTCGGTCGCATAGTCTTATGA
- a CDS encoding LacI family DNA-binding transcriptional regulator, producing MTAKARPNLRRLADELGLSVTTVSRALKDGPEVHPDTISRVKTAAEAAGYVPNLHGRALRTGSTRNLTAILPMETRDYLSDIIKLPLMEGMTMAARQLGYALTIFSTTPEESPQENLDQVLRSGAADGVVITRMLAADPRIPYLLERGVPFIAFGRSNLDRDYAYVDIDNERIAYEATSLLIERGHARIALQLLVREDQYSAMRLAGYRGAIEDHGLTLDPDLIGQEDFTLEASERWIGRLLDSADPPSGLVCANELGLLGALSALRKHGLAPGRDFSIATRDNTRIARYLSTPLVAHSVDMVSVGRALVEGLVHQIEHPDDPPTQKIFAGEMSLIGDE from the coding sequence ATGACGGCAAAGGCAAGGCCTAACCTGCGGAGGCTCGCGGACGAGCTCGGTCTGTCCGTCACGACCGTGTCGCGGGCGCTCAAGGATGGGCCGGAAGTTCATCCCGACACCATCAGTCGCGTTAAGACAGCGGCGGAGGCGGCCGGATACGTGCCCAACCTGCACGGGCGGGCACTGCGTACGGGTTCGACCCGCAACCTGACCGCTATCCTGCCGATGGAGACGAGGGACTATCTATCCGACATCATCAAGCTTCCTCTGATGGAGGGTATGACAATGGCGGCGAGGCAGCTCGGCTACGCGCTGACCATCTTTTCGACCACGCCGGAGGAGAGTCCGCAAGAGAACCTCGATCAGGTTCTCCGTTCGGGCGCGGCCGATGGAGTTGTCATAACGCGTATGCTGGCGGCGGATCCGCGAATTCCTTATCTGCTGGAGCGAGGTGTTCCATTCATCGCATTCGGTCGCAGCAATCTCGACCGGGACTACGCCTATGTCGACATCGACAATGAACGTATCGCCTATGAAGCGACCTCTCTTCTGATCGAACGCGGGCACGCCCGCATCGCGCTGCAGTTGCTGGTCCGGGAGGATCAGTACAGCGCTATGCGCTTGGCGGGCTATCGCGGCGCGATCGAAGATCACGGGCTAACCCTCGACCCCGACCTGATTGGGCAAGAGGATTTTACCCTGGAGGCCAGCGAGCGCTGGATCGGGCGGCTGCTGGACAGCGCCGACCCACCGAGCGGGCTGGTCTGCGCCAACGAATTGGGGCTGCTGGGGGCGCTCAGCGCCTTGCGCAAGCATGGGCTTGCACCCGGCCGCGACTTCAGCATTGCGACGCGCGACAACACCCGTATCGCGCGCTATCTCTCAACGCCGCTCGTGGCGCATTCAGTCGACATGGTCAGCGTCGGCCGCGCGCTGGTCGAGGGGCTCGTGCATCAGATCGAGCATCCGGACGACCCGCCGACGCAGAAAATATTCGCCGGCGAAATGTCGTTGATCGGCGACGAGTGA
- a CDS encoding AAA family ATPase gives MMTSEPIDDVLEWSGKLSSWKRDALRRLAISNELTDTDIGELLAMVKFSAGFSLTADPPNAIPFTKDHFGGGEHQTIILKGIANVANVNRLVSNASLAFCPNALTIVYGRNGSGKSGFVRILRTACRTRIENPAKLKVLADVYGSTAGPQSAEILIDGGAGDIAVPWSPGTPASPQLMQVSVFDTASAQLYVDGGNQIRYLPFGLALPHRLNAVCITLKEKLDDGRAKEVGNKVSLTAISFPEQRNTKAQSFDKAVTKSTTDTQIDAATAFGAGNQERLDEVAAVLSAGAAAAADVSALSKWADGLAAECEVVGSAFTDGALDKLSKLRATAVSARQAAAVAAGELFTDEPLSAVGSDAWRALWAAARDYSIKDAYVGQVFPVLVSEGESASCVLCQQPLLPEGAARMQRFQKYMDDTLDSAATAAEQAVLDSLEAVDELACLRAADFPDRLEQVRKRDGSLADSLSVFQIAALARRADALSRLQGKESEPDKPVTVPTEEVKGFGVKLKAERDGLTQASNGEERAKLVAEKAELEDRKTITANKAKLIARRNLLVIDDAYAKAIADVQTRGITQRANELLDTHLTTAVVTKFDSERARFDIMHLNVGLARKSGQTKAEFEIDPKTKLTKVTSDILSEGEQRALALAGFLTEVTLTDGSGPIVIDDPVSSLDRDRSARVADRIAEEASKRQVIVFTHDIIFFNELSRAADEVGIEPVTIALFSDKAAAGKVDAAGMVWKGLNVAKRIGRIKSDAAPLGKLHSTSPADYEYKVKNLYGRLRDTYERVVEEIIFRDIVRRGTDVIQTQLLRYVRLSDALAIRFHEGMTRANTYSHDNPAADTVPVPAPEEFGAHIAEIETLIADLKTESDAAEAARPQMKPNK, from the coding sequence ATGATGACTTCGGAGCCAATTGACGATGTTCTGGAATGGTCAGGGAAGCTTTCGTCCTGGAAGCGGGACGCCCTACGGCGTCTAGCAATCAGCAACGAGCTGACCGACACTGATATCGGTGAACTGTTGGCGATGGTCAAATTTTCCGCCGGGTTCAGCCTTACGGCAGACCCGCCAAATGCCATCCCATTCACCAAAGACCACTTCGGTGGCGGCGAACACCAAACGATTATTCTGAAAGGTATCGCGAATGTCGCTAATGTGAATCGGCTTGTCTCAAATGCCTCCCTCGCTTTTTGTCCGAACGCGCTGACGATTGTCTATGGCCGAAATGGAAGCGGGAAGAGCGGCTTTGTCCGGATTCTACGGACGGCGTGCCGAACGCGTATTGAAAACCCTGCAAAATTGAAGGTCCTCGCAGACGTCTATGGGAGCACCGCTGGTCCACAGTCTGCCGAGATTCTGATCGATGGGGGCGCGGGCGACATCGCTGTTCCCTGGTCGCCGGGCACGCCTGCTTCGCCGCAATTGATGCAGGTTTCAGTTTTCGACACGGCCTCGGCACAGCTTTACGTCGACGGTGGAAATCAGATCCGGTATCTTCCCTTCGGACTTGCGCTCCCCCACCGCCTCAACGCCGTCTGCATTACTCTGAAGGAGAAATTAGACGACGGGCGGGCAAAAGAGGTGGGGAATAAGGTTAGCCTCACGGCCATCTCCTTTCCTGAGCAACGAAATACGAAGGCTCAAAGCTTCGATAAAGCAGTCACCAAGTCGACGACCGACACGCAAATTGACGCCGCCACCGCCTTTGGCGCCGGTAATCAGGAGCGACTTGACGAGGTCGCCGCTGTGTTGTCCGCGGGTGCTGCAGCCGCAGCGGACGTCAGCGCCTTGTCAAAGTGGGCGGATGGTCTTGCGGCGGAGTGTGAGGTTGTCGGATCAGCATTCACAGACGGGGCCCTAGACAAGCTTTCGAAACTTCGGGCTACGGCGGTGTCTGCTCGCCAGGCCGCTGCGGTTGCAGCCGGTGAATTATTTACCGATGAACCTCTGTCGGCCGTGGGTAGCGACGCTTGGCGAGCGCTTTGGGCGGCGGCTCGGGACTATTCTATCAAAGACGCATATGTCGGACAGGTGTTTCCGGTCTTAGTATCGGAAGGTGAAAGCGCGTCATGTGTGCTGTGTCAGCAGCCCCTCCTTCCAGAGGGTGCTGCTCGAATGCAACGTTTTCAGAAGTACATGGATGACACCCTCGATTCTGCCGCGACGGCAGCCGAGCAAGCGGTCCTAGATTCGCTTGAGGCAGTTGACGAACTCGCCTGCCTTCGGGCAGCTGACTTCCCAGACCGTCTCGAACAAGTGCGAAAGCGCGACGGTTCGCTCGCCGATAGCCTGTCGGTCTTCCAGATTGCCGCTCTCGCCCGTCGGGCGGATGCTCTTAGCAGGCTGCAAGGCAAAGAAAGCGAGCCGGACAAACCAGTTACAGTGCCGACTGAGGAAGTGAAGGGTTTCGGGGTTAAGTTGAAAGCCGAAAGGGATGGTTTGACCCAGGCAAGCAATGGCGAGGAGCGGGCCAAACTTGTCGCCGAGAAGGCAGAGCTCGAGGATCGGAAGACGATTACCGCGAATAAAGCGAAGCTGATCGCTCGGCGCAATCTACTCGTCATTGACGATGCCTATGCGAAAGCGATTGCCGACGTTCAGACGCGTGGAATCACGCAACGTGCAAACGAGCTACTGGATACCCATCTGACCACTGCAGTCGTCACGAAGTTCGATTCCGAACGCGCACGGTTTGATATTATGCACCTCAATGTCGGCCTGGCCCGTAAGAGTGGCCAGACCAAAGCTGAATTCGAGATCGATCCGAAAACAAAACTGACGAAGGTCACCTCAGATATCCTGAGCGAGGGGGAGCAGCGTGCCTTGGCGCTCGCGGGATTTCTGACCGAAGTCACTTTGACCGATGGATCGGGCCCAATTGTGATCGACGATCCGGTCTCGTCTCTAGATCGCGACAGAAGTGCGAGGGTCGCGGATCGGATCGCCGAGGAGGCGTCAAAGCGCCAAGTCATCGTGTTCACACACGATATTATCTTCTTCAACGAGCTTTCCCGGGCGGCCGACGAAGTCGGGATCGAACCGGTCACTATCGCGCTATTCAGCGACAAAGCGGCGGCGGGTAAGGTCGATGCCGCCGGTATGGTATGGAAAGGTTTGAACGTCGCAAAGCGCATCGGCCGCATTAAGAGCGATGCGGCTCCTCTCGGTAAGCTTCATTCCACGAGCCCAGCCGATTACGAATACAAAGTAAAAAACCTATATGGGCGCCTGCGAGATACTTATGAGCGGGTGGTGGAAGAAATCATCTTCCGAGACATCGTTCGGCGCGGGACTGACGTGATACAGACCCAATTGCTGCGCTACGTTCGTCTGTCGGATGCGTTAGCAATTCGCTTCCACGAGGGCATGACACGGGCCAATACCTACAGTCATGACAATCCGGCGGCTGACACAGTCCCAGTTCCCGCCCCTGAGGAATTCGGCGCTCATATCGCTGAAATTGAAACCTTGATTGCAGATCTCAAGACTGAGAGTGACGCTGCAGAGGCAGCGCGTCCACAGATGAAGCCGAATAAATGA